In Anopheles arabiensis isolate DONGOLA chromosome 2, AaraD3, whole genome shotgun sequence, the genomic window CGCTTCCCAAAAACACATCTTGCTATCATTCGTACTGCGTACAGCTCGGCGATCATTTTTACATCAACAGGCTGTTTCGACGCGCACAACATCTCCACTACTTTTACGCTTTCTTCCGTAGCCACGTTAACCAGTGAGTTGTAGTGCTCATCCTCGAACGAACTCCACCGTTTTCGGAAGATTGAACTCCCAGCGATGCTACTCTTCTTGTTTTCCACAAACTCTTCGTTGAGCAAAAACTCAATCAGATGCGGATCGGTCGGTATCACACACGGCGTCAGGTACATCAGCGCCCCACCGATGGGCCATTTTTTGCTCTTAAACTCACGATACAGCCGTTGCGTTGTGTATATACGATGCTCGGTACGCCCGGCGGCTCCATAGTCTCCGTACAGTACGCAGGTTCGTCCGGTGCTGGGAAAGCGACGGTCCACCCAAAGTGATCGCCGTTTGTCCAGAATCAGGCACAACCCAAAGGCGCCCGTTAGCAGTACCGTCGTACCGAGGGCGATCCAAAACTCCACGATCGGCATGTTGCCGGTGTAGGACTATACCGAGACACACTTTACAACTGACGGACTAGATAGACATCAATCTGATAATGTGGCACTGAAATCGGTACGGTATTAGTTTGGTTCGAGAAAGTTACGAAGCGCTGAGGTAAGATTTCGAAAGAACTCTTTTTTGTTATCATCGTTCCAGAAGGAAGCCGATAAGAAGTGTGTTGCATAATTTTGGAGGGGGAGGTAAGAGACAACCCAACCTAAGTCGAGCCCTTTGGTGGGTCGATTAGCATCACTTTGGTTAGCTTGGAGCTATGTGATAAGATTATGACATAGGCACCGATATCTAGTAGACCTAACTCTATCTATATCTAATCTAACTCCTAAATATTCTTTTGAtcactctcttttttgttAACTGGAAGGGAACCTACTAAAGGTATCCATTATTAGTGGTTGAATAAGACACATTCATTCTCCTCCAAGAAAAGTGGTTTTTCATACCGTGGTGACGCTTAAGGTGACGGTCTTCGCTAATACCATCGCTACGATGACACGCTACAACTGTCGATCTTCCATCGTTTGTCGTTCAAGCTTTACATGTTATGCAGTGAACTCTTCTCATTGCAACTGAATTGAATTACAATGCGGAATTGAGTTTGTCGTCAATTGATCGCCACCCACTTGTGCAATTCTCTTAGCTGCGGCTCGTGGTATGAGCGAAAGATTATGAATCCAATCTTTTCATGGACCATTCCTAGATCTACTTCTTACATTAACATCTCGATCTTCTATAGTTTCGCTCTTGCTAAAGTAATGATCTAAGTAGTAATAGTATTGAGCCCTATATGATCACATGAAATTCTATCTTGATTCCTCGGTTGTCAATCGTAACTGTTCGACGTACATAAATTTCCACAGTATTGATCCTGTTCGACCTATGCAATATTATGTCTATTTTTATTGAGTTTCCGAATGTCCGCATGTGGATTCCCAGTGGGTCTTCAGTTTTCGTTGAATCAATCGAGGCAATACCTCGTACAGAACGCCTAGTTGGCTGAAGGGAAGGCTTCCCCGCCTTCGagaataaatcaaatttcagCCTTTTATTATCCAGGGAAAATACCTTTTTTACAATACTGCCGGAATGTTCTCGATCAAACTGCAGGGAAATCCTCTATAGTTGCAGCCATTGGAACGTTCTGGATCGTTTCTGTCGGCTCTCATTGTGTGACCGGACTCGGCGAAGGTTCTGGAACCACTGTCACGGGCAAGTCTATAGGAGTCCATTacccttaccttgggtagagCTCTGTTCATAGAACGTATTGATTAACGTTTCAAAATGTAGGTAGAATGTGAACTTGGCACCATATTATTTAGGATCATAGCTCAGAAACCTTCATGTATACCGTTGTAGCACATTCTATGTTTGATACCTATTTGACAACTTACCCTTCCATAGGTAAAATTCCATGCACACGTTTTTAAGTAAAGGTACAAAAAGATCACAAGAATTTCCAATGTAATTCCTATTATGACAAGTTCTGCTTCATCTAAAAAACATCGAAATTTGtgatgtttgatattttttaaactgcTGTACAAATAGAATCGAGTGAGTCATGTATCAAGCAATAACTTCTCATTCTGTTTGGCCTcataaaatcaacatcaatATTCATAGGCAAGACAAGAACCGCTCAAGAGATGCTCAACATTGGGAACGGGCCCCACTCGTTAGCTCCCCCAGCATCCCCAGCGTCGATATTACCACGCAGACAGGTCGCAGAGAGCAACAAAACGCTCGAGCTTCAAATTAGAGCCACAATTTGTAAACCAACCCCACCGCCACCATCCCGCACAACCGGAATCGCCTCTCATCCAACGGTGAAGGCCACCGGTTGATGCTTGGCCGAATATGAGCTGTCAGGCGTGTATGTGCGAACGGTGTTGAAACGCGAACACCCTTCCAAAACTGATGCTTCCCAATCTGGTCGTACTCTTGCCCCTTTCAGAGTGTTCCCTGTACTCCTCCCGGCCTTAACCCCCGTTTAACAAAAGATTCCCCAAAATTTGCTCAGTCATGGAAGATTTGCAGCACTCTTCTTTTCCGTCATTTATCATCTTTTTCGCAGATTCGcgcagatgtgtgtgtgtgcgtgtacttGTGTTAGAATTCCACAACTTTAATTAAGCGTCAAGCGCAAGCCGTTTGCGTCGATTGTTTCATTCGCTTGCCACTCTCGATGGTCCCCAATTGCAGTATCTTATCTggagtattttgttgtttcaacTCTTCACGAAAGCTGTCCGTCATCGTTCTGTCAGCTAAAACTGTCACTCATTCGCGCGTATCTTCTTTGTGCCTCTATGTTAGcgatgctttgttttgcttttattgcaACACAACATTATAAACCCCGGGAGAGCTTCAGCACCCAACGAACGAAACGTTTGTACTGATAGCCGACTACAACTTTTCCACCTTCAAATAGTTGCCCGCTTTCGGCGCTATGGTTATCATTTTCGGATCGTATTCTACCCGTTCGGGCGTACGCGCGGACGGCGAGAAGCGGAACTTTCTCAGCAGCGTAATCAATCCCACCTTGGTTTGCATCAAGCCAAACCGCAGCCCAATGCAGATGCGTGGTCCCTCGCCGAATGGGATGAACGTGAACGGGTGTCGTTTTTTCACTTCCTCTGGTAGGAATCGATCAGGATTGAACCGTTCCGGGTCGGGATAGTGGTCCGGATCGCGCTGAATCGCGTAGGCTGGAATTTGCACCAGTGTTCGCTTCGGGATCACATGCTTCGTGCCGGGGATGAGATAGTCCACAGACGGTACACGGGTTAACGATTCCACCGGTGGGTACTTCCGAAGGGTTTCTGcaatagagaaaaaaacagcagccaTTAAGCACACAGTCCGGCATACAAAATAGTATGAGGCTCAAGCGATTTTTACCGTCAATCACATTGTCCAAATACTTTATGTTCATGACCACGTCGTACGTCACCTCTCCACCGTTCTCCGCAATAGCTCGATTAATTTCCTCTCTCAGCCGCTCCTGGATGTCCGGGTTCTTTGCCAGCTCGTACAGACAGAAGCTTTGTGTGGTAGACGACGTCTCAAAACCCGccaggaaaaacacaaacgccTGGGCCGCTAGCTCGTTCTGTGTCATGCCGACCTCTCCCTTGCCCACACTACCGTCATCACTATCGTCCAGCTTGCCCTTGTTCTTGATCTGCAGCATCAGGTTCATGAAGTCGTTCCGCTTCACGTTGTTCGCCTCCCGGTAGTCGACCGTTTCCTTCACGATGTCCAGGAAGAATCGCTCCACATCGTTGTACGTGATCTTCATGTGCAGATTGCGCACCAGCGTCGGGTAGGACGACGCGAGGAAAGTCTTCATCATGATCATCGTATTCAACTCGAACGCCTTGTTGCCGTACTTGCGGAACTCCGAGTCGGTCGTCTTAAGTGTATTGCACTCGATGCCGAACGCGCACGTCCCAATCACGTCCGTCGTAAAACGGCCCAGGATATCCTTCATCTCCACCTCCGGTTGGTTGTAGCTTTGCTCCATACACTTTTCCAGCTCAAGCCCCACATCCCAGATTGTGCCAAACATTTGCTTCATCCGGCCCGAGGTGAACGTTGGTGTAAGCTTCTGGCGCATCAACCGCCACGGTTGACCCTCCAGTGCGAACAGATGTCCCGTGAGCGGGTCGTCCTTTGCATTGGTAAACACGCCGTGATCGTGAAACACGTTAAAATCTTTCACCAGGATCGTCTTCGCCAGCTCCGGGTCGATCACCAGCACCGAGGGCACGATAAACTGGCTAATGCCGCCGTACCGTTCGCCCCGCTGCTTGAAGTATCGGTACAGCTCCTGATGGATGTCGGCGCCGTGCCGCGTCTGGGCCTGGCCCTTTGCATGCCCGAACAGAAAGTGTGGATTCGGCGCGTACGGAAACCCATTGTCCTTCCAATAGTTATGCTTATTGCGTATGAACAGATACACGATCGACACTGCGAAGATGAACGCGGCCAGCACCGCGTTAATTAGCTCCATCGTTTGCCTAATTCGAGCCACCGGGACAAACTGAGCAGGTACGGGTGTTGCTCGGCAAGTTATATAGACTGCTAGGCAATCGGGCTCGCCTACCCGAAATACGGTGGCCAGCAGATAAATCAGCACACGCtgtcagtgtgtttgtgtgtggtgcggtgaACTCGTTGAGATGTTCCTAAGCATAAATTGTACTAGTCATCGGGTGGCGATATTTACAAACAACTTCCAGTGTGTTGGTATCAGCGTGTGCGTGGTTTTTTCGCCTTTTTGCAACAGCGTGATGTTGGCAGGGAGGTCATTAGAAGAAAGTGCTGAATGCAATGACTTAACACGggccgaataaaaaaaaacgtgccTTTTTGTACAGTGGGCACGCGTTTGCAGCAGGTGACTTTGaacgtttaattaaatttaattatccGCAACGGAAACGTTGATAGGATAAATTTGGTTttcaaaaatacacaaaacggaacgaaaaGCTTCAATGTGTGAAGTTATCTGGCTGAGTTACCTTACATCATTCAGGGTATCATTGGAGGTTAAAGACATATTAATGATTGAAACCAGCTACAGAACAGGTTTGCACGGTCTCCACCTGCATTTTATTCTATTCACATTCTTTCAAGATCGTCATAAACACTCGCAACAGTATAATAACGTGTGGTCCTCATAAACAAAGCATCTTTTATTTAACGAATCAGCTCTTTAAGCCATAAAGTTTCTTGCCGCCCAGagaagacaaacaaacaaaacaatagttGGTTTAACCtaagtaaaaaaacatttatttgtcCTCGTAAAAGTACGACTTATtgtaaaaatgtgttgaaGAACACACGACCGCCTCATGACAGCAGCTACGCAATCTTATCCACCTTCAGATAGTTCCCACCGATAGGGGACAGCGTAAACATCTTCGGATCGTATACAACCCGCTCCGGTGTCCGTGCGGACGGTGAGAAGCGGAACCGACGCAGCAGGTTTATCAGGCCCACCTTCGTCTGCATCATGCCGAACCGCAACCCAATGCAGATGCGTGGTCCCTCGCCGAACGGTAGAAACACGTACGGGTGTCGCTTTTTCACCTCCTCCGGCAGGAAGCGATCGGGATCGAACCGTTCCGGATCGGGATAGTGGTCCGGATCACGCTGGATCGCGTAGATCGGTATCTGTACGACCGTGTCCTTCGGTACGATGTGCTTGGTGCCGGGTATCACATAATCACTCGACGGTTTGCGTGTGAGCGTTTCAACAGGGGGATATTTACGTAACGTTTCTGTACAACAACGAGAAGAGTAAACAAACGAAATTATGGCACTTCGTATTACGACAACCAACATGGTCACACccctacacacaaacacttcatACTAACCGTTGATTACGTTGTCCAAATACTGTATGTTCATCGCCACATCGTACGTCACCTCGCCACCGTTCTCCTCGATCGCACGGTTGATCTCCTCCCGCAAGCGATCCTGAATGTCCGGGTTCTTGGCCAGCTCGTACAGACAGAAGCTTTGCGTAGTTGAGGACGTCTCGAAGCCGGCCAGGAAAAAGATCAGCACTTGAGCCGCTAGCTCATTGTGCGTTAAACCAACCTCACCCTTCCCAACAACCGTACCGTGATCGTCCAGCTTGCCCTTGTTCTTgatctgcagcagcagattCATAAAGTCGTTCCGCTGCACGTTGTTCGTCTCGCGATAGTCGACCGTTTCACGAAcgattttcatgaaaaagtcttCCACGTCCTGCTGCGTCGTACGGACGTGTAGCTTACGTGCCAGCTGCGGGTACGACGTGGCAAAGAAGAACTTTGTCAACGTGATCGGGTCCAGCTCGAACGCCTTGTTGCCGTACTTGCGGAAGTCCGAGTCCGGCGTCTTGAGCGTGTTACACTCAATGCCGAACGCGCACGTCCCGATCACATCGGTCGTAAACCGTCCCAGCACATCTTTCATCTCCACCTCCGGCTGGTTGTAGTTCTCCTCCATATACTTTTCCAACTCAAGCGCAACCGCCCAGATGGTGCCGAACATTTGCTTCATCCGGCCCGAGGTGAACGTCGGCGTAAGCTTCTGACGCAACAATCGCCACGGTGTTCCCTCGAGCCCGAACAGATTGCCCGTGAATGGGTCATCTCGCGGATTGGAATACACGCCACGATCGTGAAACACGTTAAAGTCCTTCACCAGAATCGTCTTCACCAGCTCCGGATCGACCACGATCAGCGACGGCATAATGAAGAGACTGATGCCACCGTACGGCACACCGCGCTGCTTGAAGTATCGGTACAATTCCTGATTAATGTCGGCTCCATGGCGCGTCCGGGACTGTCCCTTCACGTGCCCGTAGAACAGGTGGGGCTTCGGTGCGTGCGGTACGCCCTGATCCTTCCAAAATCTGTGCTTGCTGCGCACAAACAGATACACGATCGAGACCACGAAAATAAAGGCCGTCAGCACTATCGTAACGGGCTCCATTGCGGACACAGCTGGCCCTAACGTTTTTACAGTTCTGCCGAAACTGAGCGTGCTTCGGGCCGCGACTGTCCACTATATATAACCCGCAGCGAAGCGCTGAAGCATAGATAATGTGCGTAGCACCGAATTGTACATACACACCTTGCCATCGATGAGATGACTTGACGAAAGCTTCGCCCTAGCTCACCCGAAACTGTCTCATGCGCCGAAATATTCGTTGCTGTTGTATTGGTGGAATCGATCGTGTTGCCATGAACCCTGCCCCTCCGCTCACAAGCGACAGTGGGGCTTTGACTTCAAATGCTTTCAAAACATGGTATTTATATGTTGGAGAAATAGGAACAATTTTTAACAtatattctctttttttggttttaagaAATTCTTATTGTAAGAAACATATCAACAAAGTTGGGCATATTCTTCACTCTCTAGGATAAAATCTTGAAATCCCACGCAACATATGGTATTCCATTTGTTGTAGATCAGCAAATACTCGACAAGAAGgtaccaacacacatacacacatcaatGAACCCCAATTACCGAGAAGGAATGATGAAATTTGTGTTGTATTGCTGTATGCCTCTGATGCTTTGCATCGTGTGATGCAACCCTCAGTAATAGTTAGCATTATTCATCACTTACTGTGTAAGACTGTAATCTTTCCGGTCCAAAAGTATTTTCACGTAAACCGATAACCTAAATGAAATTGATGGCTAATCCCATCTGTCAGATAAACTTTTGCACATGCAGCGTAATCTTAGAGGAATTTGGCGCAACGCGTATTCATGACTGACGCAATGACTTTGCTTATTTCAACAGGGTTAATCACGTTTTAGAAGATTAGCTTCAAGGTTTAGTAAGTGGATGTGAAATAAGATCAACACTGCAATGACATGAAAATGGTAAACTACACTGTTTCCAGTATTCACCTATACAACATACATCTTTGTTTACTCAAGGTTGAACGATCAAAGatgatcgtttgtttgtattttgacATGTTATATTTCAACAGTGAACTGGATGCATTTGGGATTCAAAACGTTGGAAAGTTAAAAAACCATTTTAACGAAAATATTTGTTATTGCACATGGAAAAAGAACGTTATTTTTTGCTGGTGTTTTAAAGATCGACATGCAACGTTTACAAAAACTCTTTACACCTGCCCCTGGCAGAGAGAGATTATAAACCTTTTAGTGATATATCGaacatttaacattttatttatcaAGTTCCATAAAAGCTTATCGCATTCTCTTTTAAACgtgttcgttttatttttcccactTAAAACAATGTCTTAGTTCTAAACACAAACAGTACACTTACAATTCCTTCGGAATGATTGCAATCTAGTTATCTAAATCGAGGCGTAAAGTATAATAAAAACTTCTCATTTCTCCCCTTAACAATGAGTTCTCCCCTCTTGCACACGGGCACTATATCTTATCAACCTTCAGATAATTACCGGTGGACGGTGATAATATGAAGGACTTTGGGTCAAACACGATTTTGGCCGGCGTTTGCGATGAGGGCGTGAAGCGGAAGTTTCGCAGCAGCGTAATCAGCCCAATCTTTGCCTGCATTACGCCAAACCGCAGCCCGATACAGATGCGTGGCCCCTCGCCGAACGGCAAAAACACGTACGGGTGTCGCTTTTTCACCTCCTCCGGCAGGAAGCGGTCCGGGTTGAACTGGTCCGGCTCGGGGTAGAACTCGGGATCGCGGTGCAGCGCGTACACGGGTATCTGGATAAATGTGTCCTTCGGTATCACGTGCTTGGTCCCGGGCACGGTGTAATCACGCATCGGTACGCGCGAAAGTGACTCGATCGGCGGGTACTTGCGCAAGGTTTCTACATTGAAAGGAGAAGTAAGCAAAGCAGGTTCCAAAAAACACATCCCACCCGCTCCCAATGCTTACCATTGATAACGTTGTCCAGATATTGCACGTTCATCACCATGTCGTACGTTACCTCGCCACCGTTCTCCTCCACCGCACGCTCGATTTCCTCCCGCAGACGGTCCTGAACGTCCGGGTTCTTGGCCAACTCGTACAGACAGAAGTTCATCGTGGTCGAGGACGTCTCGAAGCCGGCCAGGAAGAACACGAACACCTGCGCGGCCAGCTCGTTCATCGTCAGGCCCGCCGCACCCTTGATCGGCACATCGCCACCGTCCAGCGAGCCCGTGTTCTTGatctgcagcagcaggttcATGAAGTCGTTCCGCTGCACGTTGTTCATCTCGCGGTACTCCACCGTCTCGCGCACAACCTGCAGGAAGAACCGCTCCACACCCTCGTCTGTCAGCTTCATGCCGATGCGCTTCGCCAAACCCTTGAACGTGGTCGCAAACATAAACTTCAGCATCAGCAGCGTGTCCTGCTCGAACACCTTGTTGCCGTACTTGCGGAAGTCCGAGTCCGGATTCTTCAGCGTGTTGCACTCGATGCCGAACGCGCACGTCCCGATCACGTCCGTGGTGAAGCGGGCCAGCACATCCTTCATCTCAATCTCGCGGTGGCAGTGCTCGTTCATATACTTCAGGAACTCGCCCGCCACCTGCTGTATCGTGCCGAACATTTGCTTCATCCGACCGGAGGTGAACGTGGGCGTAAGCTTCTGGCGCAGCACGCGCCACTCGTGACCCTCCAGCGCGAACAGATGGGCCGACAGCGGGTCCGCTTTGGCATCGTTAAACACGCCCCGATCGTGGAACACGCTAAAGTCCTTCACCAGGATCGACTTCACCAGCTCCGGATCGGCCACGATTAGGCCGGGCAGGAAGAACATGCTCATGCCACCGATCGGCTCGCCGCGGTTCTTAAACTCCCAGTACAGCTCCTCATTGATGTACGATGCGTGCTTGGACTGGAACTGCTCCATGTGCCCGTACAGCAGGTGGGGCTTCTGGCGCGTGTAGGGAAAGCACCGATCACGCCAATAGTTGTGCCGACTGCGCAGGTATAGGTACGCAATCGAGACGACGAACACGAACGCGGTCAACACGTAGCTTAACAGATCCATCTTGCTGCTCTCGCCGATGCCACGCAACTGAATGGAGTCAATCGCCGTTCGCGTACCTTTTATGACTCCGTCCCTAGCTTTCATGCGCCCAGCCCGCGTTTACTTGATGGTGTGAGTTCAATCCGCTCGCGAACGATGACTTGCGGTTTTTGCTCTGCGGTagatttgtgttgtttttttggctaTCTGTAGAAATCGCACAACATATACCA contains:
- the LOC120897930 gene encoding probable cytochrome P450 6a14; this translates as MELINAVLAAFIFAVSIVYLFIRNKHNYWKDNGFPYAPNPHFLFGHAKGQAQTRHGADIHQELYRYFKQRGERYGGISQFIVPSVLVIDPELAKTILVKDFNVFHDHGVFTNAKDDPLTGHLFALEGQPWRLMRQKLTPTFTSGRMKQMFGTIWDVGLELEKCMEQSYNQPEVEMKDILGRFTTDVIGTCAFGIECNTLKTTDSEFRKYGNKAFELNTMIMMKTFLASSYPTLVRNLHMKITYNDVERFFLDIVKETVDYREANNVKRNDFMNLMLQIKNKGKLDDSDDGSVGKGEVGMTQNELAAQAFVFFLAGFETSSTTQSFCLYELAKNPDIQERLREEINRAIAENGGEVTYDVVMNIKYLDNVIDETLRKYPPVESLTRVPSVDYLIPGTKHVIPKRTLVQIPAYAIQRDPDHYPDPERFNPDRFLPEEVKKRHPFTFIPFGEGPRICIGLRFGLMQTKVGLITLLRKFRFSPSARTPERVEYDPKMITIAPKAGNYLKVEKL
- the LOC120897928 gene encoding probable cytochrome P450 6a14 produces the protein MKARDGVIKGTRTAIDSIQLRGIGESSKMDLLSYVLTAFVFVVSIAYLYLRSRHNYWRDRCFPYTRQKPHLLYGHMEQFQSKHASYINEELYWEFKNRGEPIGGMSMFFLPGLIVADPELVKSILVKDFSVFHDRGVFNDAKADPLSAHLFALEGHEWRVLRQKLTPTFTSGRMKQMFGTIQQVAGEFLKYMNEHCHREIEMKDVLARFTTDVIGTCAFGIECNTLKNPDSDFRKYGNKVFEQDTLLMLKFMFATTFKGLAKRIGMKLTDEGVERFFLQVVRETVEYREMNNVQRNDFMNLLLQIKNTGSLDGGDVPIKGAAGLTMNELAAQVFVFFLAGFETSSTTMNFCLYELAKNPDVQDRLREEIERAVEENGGEVTYDMVMNVQYLDNVINETLRKYPPIESLSRVPMRDYTVPGTKHVIPKDTFIQIPVYALHRDPEFYPEPDQFNPDRFLPEEVKKRHPYVFLPFGEGPRICIGLRFGVMQAKIGLITLLRNFRFTPSSQTPAKIVFDPKSFILSPSTGNYLKVDKI
- the LOC120897931 gene encoding probable cytochrome P450 6a14, producing MEPVTIVLTAFIFVVSIVYLFVRSKHRFWKDQGVPHAPKPHLFYGHVKGQSRTRHGADINQELYRYFKQRGVPYGGISLFIMPSLIVVDPELVKTILVKDFNVFHDRGVYSNPRDDPFTGNLFGLEGTPWRLLRQKLTPTFTSGRMKQMFGTIWAVALELEKYMEENYNQPEVEMKDVLGRFTTDVIGTCAFGIECNTLKTPDSDFRKYGNKAFELDPITLTKFFFATSYPQLARKLHVRTTQQDVEDFFMKIVRETVDYRETNNVQRNDFMNLLLQIKNKGKLDDHGTVVGKGEVGLTHNELAAQVLIFFLAGFETSSTTQSFCLYELAKNPDIQDRLREEINRAIEENGGEVTYDVAMNIQYLDNVINETLRKYPPVETLTRKPSSDYVIPGTKHIVPKDTVVQIPIYAIQRDPDHYPDPERFDPDRFLPEEVKKRHPYVFLPFGEGPRICIGLRFGMMQTKVGLINLLRRFRFSPSARTPERVVYDPKMFTLSPIGGNYLKVDKIA